The following proteins are encoded in a genomic region of Fervidobacterium pennivorans DSM 9078:
- a CDS encoding PhoH family protein produces MVKNYVLDTNVLIHDPEAIYSFEDNNVFIPLPVIEELDKLKKEQGRVGKSARTAIRVLEELRNKGNLHDGVKLDSGGKIIIPVLSEGDFDRHQVKFLFEKYVDNWILSYAMFLKTTRTEPTIIVSKDISLRLKALALGLQAEDYLTDKSDLSLLPLGYVSVDSLKDLNVEKLYVNEYVESKEGFFRFNGQDFEQISLKSKVFGISPRNKEQLFALDALLEDDIKLVSLIGIAGTGKTFLALVAALQKTLVEGLYERIIVARPLIPMGGKDIGYLPGALEEKISPWMSGVMDNLEYLCRLNNVSLKEIMKKEIVELEALTYIRGRSIPNQFIIIDEAQNLTPLEVKTILTRAGEGTKVVLTGDPYQIDTPYLDESSNGLVYAASKFVGKSIAAHIFLKKGERSELASLAAELL; encoded by the coding sequence ATGGTCAAGAATTACGTTTTAGATACCAACGTTTTGATACATGACCCAGAAGCTATATATTCTTTTGAGGATAATAACGTTTTCATCCCTTTGCCTGTAATAGAAGAATTAGATAAGCTCAAAAAAGAACAAGGCCGAGTTGGGAAAAGCGCCAGAACGGCTATTAGAGTCTTAGAGGAACTACGAAACAAAGGTAACCTTCACGATGGAGTTAAATTAGACAGCGGTGGCAAAATAATAATACCGGTGCTTAGTGAGGGTGATTTTGACAGACACCAGGTGAAATTTTTATTTGAAAAGTATGTCGACAATTGGATATTGAGCTACGCAATGTTTTTAAAAACCACAAGAACGGAACCTACAATAATAGTATCAAAAGACATAAGTTTACGTTTAAAGGCACTGGCTCTTGGTTTGCAAGCGGAAGACTATCTTACGGACAAGAGTGATTTATCTCTTTTGCCCCTAGGCTATGTTTCTGTTGATTCTTTGAAAGACCTAAATGTAGAAAAACTGTATGTTAACGAATACGTTGAAAGCAAAGAAGGTTTCTTCAGGTTCAATGGTCAAGATTTTGAGCAAATAAGTCTCAAATCAAAAGTGTTTGGTATCAGCCCTAGAAACAAAGAACAGCTCTTTGCTTTAGACGCACTATTAGAGGACGATATAAAGCTAGTGTCGTTGATTGGTATAGCAGGAACAGGAAAGACGTTTCTTGCGCTTGTTGCTGCACTTCAAAAGACTCTTGTGGAAGGTTTGTACGAGCGAATAATAGTTGCAAGGCCGTTAATACCGATGGGTGGTAAGGATATAGGGTATCTTCCGGGCGCTCTTGAGGAGAAGATTTCTCCTTGGATGAGCGGTGTTATGGACAACCTTGAGTATCTGTGTAGATTGAACAATGTTAGCCTAAAAGAAATTATGAAAAAAGAAATTGTTGAGCTTGAGGCACTAACGTACATAAGAGGAAGGTCCATTCCAAACCAGTTCATAATCATCGACGAGGCTCAAAACTTAACTCCTTTGGAGGTTAAGACTATACTAACAAGGGCAGGAGAAGGGACAAAAGTGGTTCTAACCGGTGATCCGTATCAGATAGATACACCTTATCTTGATGAAAGTAGTAACGGATTGGTTTACGCTGCTTCAAAGTTTGTA
- a CDS encoding 3'-5' exonuclease: MAWDDNVYCAVDIETTGIDPSGGDRIIEIAIVPIYKGKVVKDWIYTSLVNPKVSIQTYAQSVHKISIKDIQSAPGLEDVLSVVRKYSRDTVLVFHNARFDLTFLDYAAKEVGQLPLDVYYIDTLEISKAVYGRGKKLETLATEMGITHKVTHRAYDDALVTANVFIKFFDMFGWERIHEFLRRWMGREY; this comes from the coding sequence CGACGGGAATAGACCCGTCAGGTGGGGACCGTATTATCGAAATAGCAATTGTGCCGATATACAAGGGAAAAGTAGTTAAAGATTGGATTTACACATCTTTGGTCAACCCAAAGGTCAGCATACAGACTTATGCACAGAGTGTACACAAAATTTCGATAAAGGATATACAAAGTGCACCTGGGTTAGAGGATGTATTATCAGTCGTTAGAAAGTATTCCAGAGATACCGTGTTGGTCTTTCATAACGCTCGTTTTGATTTGACTTTCCTTGATTACGCTGCAAAAGAAGTCGGACAGCTTCCTCTGGATGTATATTACATAGATACCTTGGAGATTTCAAAAGCAGTATACGGCAGGGGAAAAAAGCTGGAGACACTGGCAACTGAAATGGGTATTACACACAAAGTAACACATAGAGCATATGATGATGCGCTAGTGACCGCGAATGTATTTATCAAGTTTTTCGATATGTTTGGATGGGAGAGAATCCACGAATTTCTGAGGCGGTGGATGGGGAGGGAATACTAA